A genomic stretch from Aedes albopictus strain Foshan chromosome 2, AalbF5, whole genome shotgun sequence includes:
- the LOC109411450 gene encoding uncharacterized protein LOC109411450 yields MLRLAAISLLLIASVLSEPRPDLAVPVTIPGVSSGSLDTNGNIVANADRILATLNQFQSIVQSLYYIKTPEYAEVADNFRYVMDSLVEAGSPIFQGLSNVAKISSGNIERAFNGIRSDINYTIDLHEEHMSLVNASRDILGDATTAYFEGALTKLFENLNNITSLLNNIQGAVVQIQQLNPRTQAAVNALLPNSDIKALNAVLRQYIQIADSAIPEIRSVVSRIQTVDGLNSRITTSFEQYRQSLNTYINRTSAPYLQSNVINTLVNGLANLRKQLVERTSKDGVSVATLMFDSNNVLSDAANRTVPVLQALALNISTNFDALENLVKTLRMATDRPHVVLNMTERALNAVIRETSLVMTQRRNRSDSCFAQVNNLFDAIPRNVYPSLSNCLYNTVSDLSAMVSSMNYATGFTRTDMNYELAAVEGCVNMITRYSTDMTKYQAATCLNEARNFISGRRVYVQQIANYQKLLENEVAYSAGRYDYCLANSMRQAQTMINYLRGTFGQCVGMAPAVTPYKFRIGGKVTIRFG; encoded by the coding sequence ATGCTGAGACTAGCTGCTATTTCCCTTCTGCTTATCGCATCGGTTCTATCCGAGCCCAGACCGGATCTCGCGGTTCCGGTTACCATCCCTGGAGTCTCATCGGGAAGTCTAGACACCAACGGCAACATCGTCGCCAACGCTGATCGCATCTTGGCTACTCTGAATCAGTTCCAGTCCATCGTTCAAAGCTTGTACTACATCAAAACCCCGGAATATGCCGAGGTGGCCGATAACTTCCGCTACGTGATGGACAGCTTGGTGGAAGCCGGAAGCCCGATTTTCCAAGGCCTGTCCAACGTGGCGAAGATATCCTCCGGAAATATTGAGCGTGCCTTCAATGGAATTCGATCGGACATCAATTACACCATTGATCTTCATGAAGAACATATGTCTCTGGTAAACGCATCACGTGACATTCTAGGTGATGCTACGACCGCTTACTTCGAAGGTGCACTCACCAAGCTGTTCGAAAACTTGAACAACATCACATCGTTGTTGAACAACATCCAGGGTGCGGTTGTTCAGATTCAGCAGCTGAATCCTAGAACTCAAGCTGCTGTCAATGCATTGCTCCCGAACAGTGACATCAAGGCGTTGAATGCCGTGCTGAGACAGTACATTCAGATTGCCGATTCCGCCATTCCGGAGATTCGATCTGTTGTCAGTAGAATACAAACTGTGGACGGTTTGAATTCACGCATCACTACTTCATTCGAGCAGTACCGACAGAGTTTGAACACGTACATCAACCGCACAAGTGCACCATACTTGCAATCCAATGTCATCAACACTCTTGTGAACGGTTTGGCAAATCTTCGAAAACAACTCGTGGAAAGAACTTCCAAGGATGGTGTCTCCGTGGCAACTCTGATGTTCGACAGCAACAACGTACTGAGCGACGCAGCTAATCGAACTGTACCTGTCCTGCAGGCTCTCGCTCTCAACATATCTACAAACTTCGATGCTCTGGAAAACCTAGTCAAGACATTGCGAATGGCCACGGATCGTCCTCACGTAGTATTGAACATGACCGAAAGAGCGCTGAACGCTGTCATTCGTGAAACGTCTTTGGTCATGACCCAAAGACGGAACAGATCGGACAGCTGTTTCGCACAGGTCAACAACCTGTTTGACGCAATCCCTCGGAATGTCTACCCGTCACTGTCCAACTGTCTGTACAATACAGTATCGGATTTGTCAGCGATGGTGTCCTCAATGAACTATGCCACTGGATTCACCCGGACCGATATGAATTATGAACTCGCGGCGGTCGAAGGCTGTGTCAACATGATCACTCGATATTCCACCGATATGACCAAGTACCAAGCAGCTACCTGTTTGAATGAGGCTCGTAACTTCATTTCTGGCCGGCGAGTCTACGTACAGCAGATTGCCAACTaccagaaattgctggaaaacgaAGTCGCCTATAGTGCTGGACGATACGACTATTGTTTGGCGAACTCAATGCGTCAAGCCCAAACCATGATCAACTACCTGCGAGGAACGTTTGGACAATGCGTCGGCATGGCTCCTGCCGTTACTCCGTACAAGTTCCGGATTGGCGGTAAGGTCACCATCAGATTCGGCTAA